One genomic window of Chanos chanos chromosome 13, fChaCha1.1, whole genome shotgun sequence includes the following:
- the LOC115826636 gene encoding integumentary mucin C.1-like, whose amino-acid sequence SSPTTTGHTAGTTTVSTATPTISEHTATTGPSTASPGPSTSSSAPTATSSPTTTGHTAGTTTVSTATPTITEKTSSSPTTTGHTAGTTTVSTATPTI is encoded by the exons agcagtcctacaaccaccggccataccgcagggacaaccaccgtatcaacagcaacaccaacaatt tcagaacatacagcgacaacaggtccatcaacggcatcgcctggtccttctacatcctcatctgcaccaacagcaaca agcagtcctacaaccaccggccataccgcagggacaaccaccgtatcaacagcaacaccaacaattacggagaagactagt agcagtcctacaaccaccggccataccgcagggacaaccaccgtatcaacagcaacaccaacaatt
- the LOC115826632 gene encoding intestinal mucin-like protein — translation MREDAIPLQNETFWLCNCTLARCIENNVVEIISYECPSLEPIKCANGKQPVLLTDEMSCCPYYACDCDCEGWGSSHYITNDGLTYSFQGNCTYVLMEEITPQYNLKIYADNSNCDGTQSSSCARSIIVDYNSQAFALKSIQGGAELQCFLGGTPQTLPFDNNGVTVLNTGVYLVLEIAKIGVAVTYGATEFQIDLPYQYFGNNTQGQCGTCNNNQADDCMLPDGRLVESCSVMADYWQATNVYNPDCPVPLSLPFNLPKPVLIEQPCTTNSVCHLLRSSVFEECHQYVSPHRYYEGCLFDSCHMTNPAAECTSLQTYAMACAQFGVCIHWRNHTTICTSDCPVDKVYSPCGPVEPPTCMDSPHHIPVDKVIEGCFCPEGKKLFSKESGLCVDKCGCLDPAGVPREFGERFTHNCQECICMESTKTVMCKAKECSTAVPPICNSPGFVTINETNPEDPCCTTLSCRCDSSSCPVVDSSCQAGYQPVLTVPEGECCPQFTCEPKKVCVHEGVEYQPGQTVPLSECQECSCSWNVDPETQHYQIECNSVTCDVQCEPGFEYVRSDSDKCCGKCVQTHCIMNKNGTKMFLQHGAVWSPPGDTCERYTCTHIAGSFITTNYQIRCPPFDQSRCQPGTVQLAADGCCKVCVEKETGCKVEAVVDYIIHNKCQSEEKIALTYCQGDCNSYSKYSELGDSSCSCCQESHSTNRTVNLRCLNGDVVPYTYTHVEECSCSVTSCHKATSLSSRRRRSLRLAGV, via the exons ATGAGGgaggatgccatccccctt CAAAACGAAACCTTCTGGCTGTGTAACTGCACGCTGGCCAGATGCATCGAGAACAATGTTGTTGAGATTATTTCATATGAGTGTCCGTCACTGGAGCCAATCAAATGTGCTAATGGGAAGCAACCAGTCCTGCTGACTGATGAAATGTCCTGCTGCCCGTACTATGCTTGCGACTGTGA CTGTGAGGGCTGGGGAAGTTCTCACTATATTACAAATGATGGGCTTACTTACAGCTTCCAAGGAAACTGCACTTATGTTCTGATGGAGGAGATCACACCACAATACAACTTAAAGATCTATGCCGATAATTCCAATTGCGATGGCACCCAGTCTTCGTCCTGTGCTCGCTCCATCATCGTTGATTACAACTCGCAAGCCTTTGCTCTTAAGAGCATTCAGGGAGGTGCTGAGCTACAG TGTTTTTTGGGTGGTACGCCTCAGACACTGCCTTTTGATAATAATGGCGTGACGGTTCTGAACACTGGCGTGTACTTGGTTCTGGAGATAGCGAAGATTGGAGTTGCGGTGACATATGGAGCGACTGAATTTCAAATTGACCTCCCATACCAGTATTTTGGAAACAATACACAGGGACAGTGTG GTACATGCAACAATAACCAAGCAGATGACTGCATGCTACCTGACGGACGGCTGGTTGAGAGTTGCTCTGTGATGGCTGACTACTGGCAAGCCACGAATGTGTATAATCCTGACTGTCCAGTGCCGCTAAGCCTGCCATTCAACTTGCCAAAACCTGTGCTAATAGAGCAACCCTGCACCACCAACTCAGTCTGTCATCTACTGAGGAGCAG TGTATTTGAGGAGTGCCACCAGTACGTGTCTCCACACCGCTACTATGAGGGATGTTTGTTTGACAGCTGTCACATGACAAACCCTGCAGCAGAATGCACCAGTCTCCAGACATATGCTATGGCTTGTGCCCAATTTGGTGTTTGCATCCACTGGAGAAACCACACCACCATCTGCA CCAGCGACTGCCCAGTGGATAAAGTCTACTCACCCTGTGGCCCTGTGGAGCCGCCCACTTGTATGGACAG CCCCCACCATATTCCTGTGGACAAGGTTATAGAGGGCTGTTTCTGTCCTGAGGGCAAGAAACTCTTCAGCAAGGaatcaggcctgtgtgttgACAAATGCG GATGCTTGGACCCAGCTGGTGTTCCACGAGAG TTTGGGGAGAGGTTTACACATAACTGCCAGGAGTGCATTTGCATGGAATCCACTAAGACAGTAATGTGTAAGGCTAAAGAGTGTTCCACAGCAGTCCCACCCATCTGTAACAGTCCTGGCTTTGTCACCATCAATGAAACCAATCCTGAAGATCCCTGTTGCACCACACTCTCCTGCC GCTGTGACAGCAGTTCTTGTCCAGTGGTTGACAGCTCATGTCAAGCAGGTTACCAGCCTGTTCTCACTGTACCTGAGGGAGAGTGTTGTCCTCAGTTCACCTGTG AGCCCAAGAAAGTCTGTGTCCATGAAGGCGTGGAATATCAG CCTGGACAGACTGTGCCTCTATCGGAGTGCCAGGAATGCTCCTGCAGTTGGAATGTGGATCCTGAAACTCAGCACTATCAGATCGAGTGTAACTCTGTGACCTGTGATGTGCAGTGTGAACCT ggttttgAGTATGTGAGGTCAGACTCAGATAAGTGCTGTGGAAAGTGTGTACAGACTCATTGCATCATGAACAAAAATGGCACAAAAATGTTCTTACAG CATGGAGCTGTGTGGTCTCCTCCTGGAGACACCTGTGAGCGTTACACCTGTACACACATCGCAGGTTCATTCATAACCACAAATTACCAGATCCGCTGCCCGCCTTTTGACCAGAGCAGATGTCAACCT GGTACAGTCCAACTTGCTGCAGACGGATGCTGCAAAGTTT gtgtggagAAGGAGACTGGCTGCAAAGTGGAGGCTGTTGTGGACTACATCATACACAACAAGTGCCAATCAGAAGAGAAGATAGCTCTGACGTATTGTCAGGGAGACTGCAATAGCTACAGCAA GTACTCTGAGCTGGGAGACTCGTCCTGTAGCTGCTGTCAGGAGTCTCACTCCACCAACCGAACGGTGAACCTGCGTTGTCTGAACGGGGATGTGGTGCCTTACACTTATACCCACGTGGAGGAGTGCAGCTGCAGTGTGACCTCCTGCCACAAAGCCACCTCACTCAGCTCCCGCAGGAGACGTAGCCTCAGACTAGCAGGAGTGTAA
- the LOC115826635 gene encoding cell wall protein DAN4-like, which translates to TTTRSTPTPTAEISTATTGPSTASPGPSTSTSSSAPTATTRSTPTPSTTAASYTTTESTPTPSTTAASYTTTESSPTATGHTAGTTTHISLLIYSYAYHIFIFHIFIVYIFIVHTFISPSTPTRCPRMPRMAEKSEYFLMDLT; encoded by the exons acaacaacaaggtccactccaactccaacagctgaaatcagcacagca acaacaggtccatcaacggcatcgcctggtccttctacatcc acatcctcatctgcaccTACAGCAACAACACGGTCGACgcctaccccatcaacaacagccgcgtcatatacaacaactgaaagc acgcctaccccatcaacaacagccgcgtcatatacaacaactgaaagcagtcctacaGCCACCGGCCATACTGCAGGGACAACCAcc CACATTTCCTTGCTCATCTACTCCTACGCCTACCACATCTTCATCTTCCACATCTTCATCGTCTACATCTTCATTGTCCACACCTTCatctccccctccacccccacccgtTGTCCCAGAATGCCCAGAATGGCAGAAAAAAGTGAGTATTTTCTAATGGACCTTACCTAA